From one Melioribacteraceae bacterium genomic stretch:
- a CDS encoding LytR C-terminal domain-containing protein: protein MIKRRTKIKKNTNDVDLRTSTQNLLLNIIIFVLLVVVIYLSYSIFLKLKLEVGTESVSQKNNLTPSEIIQVEVLNGCGVSGLADRFTDYLRDRGFDVVNKGNYIQFDIEKTMIIDRMGNAANAKEIAKSLGVNESNIITQINEDYFLDVSVIIGSDYYKLSPLK, encoded by the coding sequence TTGATTAAAAGAAGAACAAAAATAAAAAAGAATACTAATGATGTGGATTTGAGGACATCTACGCAAAACCTACTTCTCAATATTATTATTTTTGTCCTTTTAGTCGTTGTTATTTATCTGAGTTATTCAATTTTCCTAAAATTGAAACTGGAAGTGGGCACGGAGTCGGTATCACAAAAGAATAATTTAACTCCCTCAGAAATTATTCAGGTAGAAGTATTAAATGGTTGTGGTGTTTCGGGGCTTGCTGATAGATTTACTGACTACTTGCGGGATAGAGGATTCGATGTAGTAAATAAAGGCAACTATATTCAATTTGATATTGAAAAAACTATGATAATTGATCGAATGGGAAACGCCGCCAACGCAAAGGAGATAGCTAAATCTCTCGGTGTAAATGAAAGTAATATTATTACACAGATAAATGAAGATTATTTTTTAGATGTCTCGGTAATTATTGGTTCAGATTACTATAAACTATCACCATTAAAATGA
- the rsfS gene encoding ribosome silencing factor, giving the protein MDSLQFAKEITDIILTKKGFSIKILDLKKLSAFADYFVICSASSDTQVKAISDAIEKELRDRGIKTYHREGYEALNWVLLDYFDVVVHIFKTEARDFYNLEKLWGDAKVTEIEDED; this is encoded by the coding sequence TTGGATTCATTACAATTTGCAAAAGAAATAACAGACATCATACTCACTAAAAAAGGGTTCAGTATAAAGATTCTTGATCTCAAAAAATTATCCGCATTCGCTGATTATTTTGTTATATGTTCGGCTTCATCGGATACACAAGTAAAAGCAATCTCAGATGCAATAGAAAAAGAACTGCGTGATCGTGGTATAAAAACTTATCATCGTGAAGGTTATGAAGCATTAAATTGGGTTTTGTTAGATTACTTTGATGTTGTTGTACACATCTTTAAAACTGAAGCTAGAGATTTTTATAATCTAGAGAAACTTTGGGGTGATGCAAAAGTTACTGAAATTGAAGACGAAGATTAA